From a single Cyclobacterium marinum DSM 745 genomic region:
- the tyrS gene encoding tyrosine--tRNA ligase has product MNDFIAELKWRGMIQDMTAGLEEHIQKGTAAAYLGFDPTADSLHIGHLVGVMTLLHFQRSGHQPVALIGGATGMIGDPSFKSAERNLLDKATLDQNIAGIRKQLEKFLDFDAEASNKALLVNNYDWMSEFSFLEFIRDVGKYITVNYMMAKDSVKRRLEDGNGLSFTEFTYQLIQGYDFYYLWKNKGCSIQLGGSDQWGNIVTGTELIRKKEGGEAYALTVPLITKADGTKFGKTEGGSVWLDPEKTSPYAFYQFWLNVSDEDASKYIRIFTTLDQKTVEDLEKEHQEAPHLRALQKALAKDITILVHSEKEYEVALKASGILFGKSSLEDLATLDERTFLQVFDGVDVIEMDQATYENAESVLDLLTTDQTIFKSKGEARKMIQGGGVSLNKQKIEDPNNKVETTLLQDKYLLVQKGKKNYYIIKVLS; this is encoded by the coding sequence ATGAATGATTTTATAGCTGAATTAAAGTGGCGGGGCATGATACAGGACATGACCGCAGGATTGGAAGAACATATACAAAAAGGAACAGCAGCAGCCTATCTTGGTTTCGACCCCACTGCCGATTCACTTCATATAGGCCATTTGGTTGGGGTAATGACTTTACTCCATTTTCAGCGTTCAGGACATCAACCCGTTGCGCTTATAGGTGGTGCTACAGGTATGATTGGAGATCCATCCTTTAAATCAGCTGAAAGAAACCTATTGGACAAGGCTACCCTGGATCAAAACATTGCCGGGATCCGTAAGCAATTAGAGAAATTTTTAGATTTTGATGCAGAGGCATCAAATAAAGCCCTCTTGGTAAACAACTATGACTGGATGTCTGAATTTTCATTTTTGGAATTCATCCGGGATGTTGGTAAGTACATTACCGTCAATTATATGATGGCAAAAGATTCTGTAAAAAGACGGCTTGAAGATGGCAATGGATTGTCATTTACAGAGTTTACCTACCAACTGATTCAAGGGTATGATTTTTATTACCTATGGAAAAACAAAGGATGCAGCATACAGTTAGGCGGTTCTGATCAGTGGGGAAACATTGTGACAGGTACTGAATTGATTAGAAAAAAAGAAGGTGGAGAGGCTTATGCACTTACCGTTCCTCTGATTACGAAAGCTGATGGCACCAAATTTGGGAAAACTGAAGGTGGAAGTGTTTGGTTAGACCCAGAAAAAACTTCCCCTTATGCATTTTACCAGTTCTGGCTTAATGTTTCTGATGAAGACGCATCCAAGTACATCCGGATTTTCACCACCTTGGACCAAAAAACTGTTGAGGATTTAGAGAAAGAGCACCAAGAAGCGCCCCATCTTCGGGCTTTACAAAAAGCCTTGGCAAAAGACATCACCATTCTGGTTCACAGTGAAAAAGAATACGAGGTGGCCCTTAAAGCTTCTGGAATTCTTTTCGGAAAATCATCGCTCGAAGATTTGGCTACCTTAGATGAGCGTACTTTTCTTCAGGTTTTTGATGGTGTAGATGTGATTGAAATGGATCAAGCTACCTATGAAAATGCAGAAAGCGTTCTTGATTTATTGACCACGGACCAAACAATTTTTAAATCTAAAGGTGAAGCCCGGAAAATGATTCAAGGAGGAGGAGTATCTCTTAACAAGCAGAAAATAGAGGATCCAAACAATAAGGTGGAGACGACTTTACTCCAAGATAAATACCTTTTGGTACAAAAAGGAAAGAAAAATTATTATATAATCAAGGTGCTTTCATAA
- a CDS encoding TetR/AcrR family transcriptional regulator, which yields MGVYERQQKEKKILESAIVLFGEKGLHATKVEDVAKKAKISKGLVYFYYKSKEDLYMAITKKGIEELKEVFNKSFGKGKDKTGIEVMTDLVNGYFLFVQEKKVFHDAILYFLSVLELYQQDQDKVNPLLLESQYFNKLLQSHNDLAKIGIKAISQGIKDGSMRPDLQADSTFYTIWSMLIGYCRLSGSVNLEPNDIKINAESWKNGFNKILFEILKGTNSPVKSQPVQGNLF from the coding sequence ATGGGCGTTTACGAAAGACAGCAAAAAGAGAAAAAAATCCTTGAATCCGCCATCGTTTTGTTTGGTGAAAAAGGTCTCCATGCCACCAAAGTAGAAGACGTAGCTAAAAAGGCTAAAATTAGTAAAGGTCTTGTTTATTTTTATTATAAAAGTAAGGAAGACCTTTACATGGCTATCACTAAAAAAGGGATCGAGGAATTAAAAGAGGTCTTCAATAAATCTTTCGGCAAAGGAAAAGACAAGACAGGCATAGAAGTAATGACTGACTTGGTCAATGGCTATTTTCTTTTTGTTCAAGAAAAGAAAGTATTTCATGATGCCATTCTCTACTTCCTATCAGTTTTGGAATTGTATCAGCAAGACCAGGATAAAGTAAACCCTTTGCTTTTGGAAAGTCAATATTTTAATAAATTGCTCCAAAGCCATAACGATTTGGCAAAAATTGGTATTAAAGCCATTTCACAAGGGATCAAAGATGGAAGTATGCGTCCTGATTTACAAGCAGACAGCACCTTCTATACCATTTGGAGCATGTTAATTGGGTATTGTAGGTTATCCGGGTCAGTAAATCTTGAACCAAATGACATTAAAATCAACGCAGAAAGTTGGAAAAATGGCTTCAACAAAATTCTATTTGAAATTCTGAAAGGAACAAATAGCCCGGTAAAATCTCAACCGGTGCAAGGTAATCTTTTCTAG
- a CDS encoding SDR family NAD(P)-dependent oxidoreductase has protein sequence MDLSSLFSLHGKVAIITGASSGIGFSIAHFFAAAGAKVVINSRNQERLDEAIGKLKEKGYIAMGVANNIGYENDRKNLIEETVNKYGQIDILVNNAATNPVYGAIEDTDLGVFDKILDVNLKAPYELSKLSLPFLKQSSAASIINISSISALSPEKGLGLYSVSKMALVSLTKAFAKEWGAYNIRVNAICPGLIKTKFSEVLWSNQALREKFLSELPLKRIGEEDEIGSMALFLASQASSYTTGSVFTVDGGFQA, from the coding sequence ATGGATTTAAGCTCACTATTTTCATTACATGGAAAAGTCGCTATAATTACGGGCGCAAGTAGTGGAATTGGTTTTTCAATTGCCCATTTTTTTGCTGCGGCAGGAGCCAAAGTGGTGATAAATAGTAGAAACCAAGAACGACTAGATGAGGCTATTGGCAAACTAAAGGAAAAGGGATACATAGCCATGGGCGTTGCCAATAACATAGGTTATGAAAATGACCGTAAAAACTTGATCGAAGAGACCGTAAATAAATATGGTCAGATCGATATACTTGTTAATAATGCAGCTACAAATCCGGTTTATGGGGCTATAGAGGATACAGACTTAGGCGTTTTTGACAAAATCTTGGACGTAAACCTTAAAGCACCTTATGAGCTGTCAAAATTAAGTCTTCCCTTTTTGAAACAATCTTCTGCAGCATCAATTATAAATATAAGCTCAATTAGCGCATTATCTCCAGAGAAAGGCTTAGGCCTTTATAGTGTGAGTAAAATGGCACTGGTATCCTTAACCAAAGCTTTTGCAAAAGAATGGGGAGCTTATAATATTCGAGTAAATGCCATCTGCCCGGGCTTGATTAAAACCAAGTTCTCGGAAGTGTTGTGGTCAAATCAAGCCCTTAGAGAAAAATTTCTAAGTGAACTCCCCCTCAAAAGAATTGGAGAAGAAGACGAAATCGGTTCCATGGCCCTATTTCTGGCCTCTCAAGCTTCTAGTTATACTACAGGAAGTGTATTTACTGTAGATGGAGGATTTCAAGCGTAA
- a CDS encoding YihY/virulence factor BrkB family protein, whose amino-acid sequence MIKSKIKRLKKYSVFEILIDGVKDFGKNDSFTFAASTAFYTIFSLPALLIIILNIASVILNEETVKEELLAQVSKMMGSESAATLEDVMSNVSVTGQTMYARIIGIGVLVFSATTVFVSLQNSINHIWHIRSKPEKGFLKFLMNRFLSFSMVASIGFLLLVSLLADAFIVILLNYFSGIFENSTLRWASVINFLVTQSIFVLVFGLMYKILPDAKVKWKDVWLGAFVTMLLFGLGKYLIGLYIGNADVGSYYGTAGSLVVVLIWVYYSVLIFLFGAQLTYYIAENIGGHVTPIKEAVKVKIIEIEEESDEENEASEK is encoded by the coding sequence ATGATAAAAAGTAAAATAAAACGGCTGAAAAAGTATTCCGTATTTGAAATATTAATAGATGGGGTAAAAGATTTTGGTAAAAATGATTCTTTTACCTTTGCTGCTTCCACTGCTTTTTATACAATATTTTCACTACCTGCCTTATTGATCATTATTTTAAATATTGCCTCGGTAATTTTAAATGAAGAGACAGTAAAGGAGGAATTATTGGCTCAGGTCTCTAAAATGATGGGTTCTGAAAGTGCCGCAACGCTGGAAGATGTAATGTCCAATGTATCTGTGACCGGACAAACCATGTACGCACGGATTATAGGTATAGGAGTTCTTGTATTTTCTGCAACCACCGTTTTTGTCAGTTTACAAAATAGTATCAATCATATTTGGCACATCAGATCAAAACCGGAAAAGGGATTTTTAAAATTTTTAATGAATCGTTTCTTAAGTTTTTCAATGGTTGCTTCCATAGGCTTTCTGTTATTGGTTTCTCTTCTAGCAGATGCATTTATTGTTATCTTGTTAAATTATTTTTCCGGAATTTTTGAGAATAGTACCTTAAGGTGGGCCTCGGTAATCAATTTTTTAGTTACTCAATCCATATTTGTTCTTGTGTTTGGATTAATGTATAAGATCCTCCCCGACGCCAAAGTAAAGTGGAAGGATGTATGGTTAGGTGCTTTTGTGACGATGTTGCTTTTTGGCTTGGGAAAATATTTAATTGGCCTGTACATAGGTAATGCAGATGTAGGCAGTTACTACGGTACTGCAGGTTCACTGGTAGTGGTATTGATTTGGGTATATTATTCAGTGCTTATTTTTCTTTTTGGGGCCCAATTGACCTACTATATTGCTGAAAATATTGGAGGGCATGTTACACCCATAAAAGAGGCTGTGAAAGTCAAAATTATTGAAATAGAAGAAGAAAGTGATGAAGAAAATGAAGCCTCTGAGAAATAA
- a CDS encoding 1-acyl-sn-glycerol-3-phosphate acyltransferase, with protein MKLLARLIFWISGWKISGKWPEGLKKAVLIAIPHTSNWDLIYALSAFYLMEVPVKFTIKKEIMVGPLGWLIKALGGIPIDRKKVIGKRKQTYTEAMIQMLNESDELVMMVTPEGTRSYAPRWKSGFYHIALGAKVPVVVGFLDYKRKLAGIGPVIQPNGNLQDQMEEMKAFGRTITGKYPDQGIR; from the coding sequence ATGAAATTACTTGCCCGATTAATATTTTGGATTTCAGGTTGGAAAATCTCTGGAAAATGGCCCGAAGGCTTAAAAAAAGCGGTCCTGATAGCCATACCCCATACAAGTAATTGGGATTTAATTTATGCGCTTTCCGCTTTTTATCTGATGGAAGTTCCTGTCAAGTTTACCATTAAAAAGGAGATCATGGTGGGCCCTTTGGGCTGGTTAATCAAAGCTTTGGGAGGTATTCCTATTGATAGAAAAAAGGTGATTGGAAAGCGGAAACAAACTTATACCGAGGCCATGATTCAAATGCTTAATGAATCAGATGAATTGGTGATGATGGTTACTCCTGAAGGTACTAGGAGTTATGCCCCAAGATGGAAATCCGGGTTTTATCATATTGCACTTGGTGCGAAAGTACCTGTAGTGGTTGGTTTTTTAGACTATAAAAGAAAATTAGCCGGTATAGGCCCTGTTATTCAACCAAATGGAAATCTTCAAGACCAAATGGAGGAAATGAAAGCCTTTGGAAGAACAATTACCGGAAAATATCCTGATCAAGGAATTAGGTAA
- a CDS encoding patatin-like phospholipase family protein, with protein sequence MKKKNKIGIALSGGGVRGIAHLGILQGLNEEGISPDYISGSSAGAIVAALYAHGYPPETIFNIITQTNYFKFFKPSISFKALLKMDLLADLFAKYLPEDDFSALNIPIFVTATNFQNSRTEYFSEGPLIKRLMASSCIPGMFEPILLNDMLYVDGGVLNNLPVEPLIGLCDTIIGVNCNNLTILKGEPNIKGLIERSVIMSLNYNVYSRKNQCDYFMDPPGLAQFGVLEVKKATEIFETGYLFCKNYLKENQPLLDLKNQDSNNQ encoded by the coding sequence TTGAAAAAAAAGAATAAAATAGGCATTGCCTTGTCCGGGGGTGGGGTGAGAGGAATCGCTCACCTAGGTATCTTGCAAGGGCTCAATGAAGAAGGAATATCTCCCGATTATATTTCAGGAAGTAGTGCAGGAGCCATTGTTGCGGCTTTGTATGCGCATGGATATCCGCCGGAAACAATCTTTAACATTATCACTCAGACTAATTACTTCAAATTCTTTAAACCTTCCATTAGTTTTAAAGCTTTGTTGAAAATGGATCTGTTGGCAGATTTATTTGCTAAATATTTACCGGAGGATGATTTCTCTGCATTAAATATTCCCATTTTTGTTACAGCTACCAACTTTCAAAATAGTAGAACCGAATATTTCTCGGAAGGTCCATTGATCAAGCGCTTAATGGCTTCCTCTTGTATACCCGGTATGTTTGAGCCAATATTACTCAACGATATGCTATATGTGGATGGGGGAGTACTTAATAATCTTCCGGTAGAACCACTTATTGGCTTGTGCGATACCATTATTGGTGTGAACTGTAATAATTTGACGATATTAAAAGGGGAGCCTAATATCAAAGGGCTGATAGAACGGTCGGTAATAATGTCCTTGAACTATAATGTTTACAGTAGAAAAAATCAATGTGATTACTTTATGGATCCTCCAGGTTTGGCTCAGTTTGGGGTATTAGAAGTGAAAAAAGCTACAGAGATTTTTGAAACAGGTTACCTTTTTTGTAAAAATTATTTAAAAGAAAATCAACCTTTACTTGATTTAAAAAATCAAGATAGCAACAATCAATAA